The region GATAATGTCGGGCTCGATTTCATAGAGCTGGGACGCCAGGAATTCGCCGGTGCGATAGACTCCGGTCTGCACCTCGTCCACGATCAGCAGCAGATCCCGACTGCGCAAAAATTTGGCCAAATCCTGAACTTCGCCTTTGTCGAAGGGTTGCACCCCGCCTTCGCCCTGGACCAGCTCGATCATTACGGCCACGGTCTCATCATCGATAGCATCGTAGATGGCGTCGATACTCTCCACATAGGCGAAGCCCGCCGGGTAGGGGGAGAAGTCGGGTTTGTGCATCTCTTTCTGTCCCGTCGCCTTGACGGTGGTGATAGTGCGGCCGTGGAAAGAGTGTTTGAGGGTGATGACCTTGTAGCGCTTGGTGTCGAAGGCGGTCTCCCCGTATTTGCGGGCGATCTTCAGGGCCGCTTCATTGGCTTCGGCTCCGGAATTGCCGAAGAAGCAGCGCATATCGTAGCCGCTGAGCTTCACGATCCGCTCCGCCAGGCGCGCCTGGGGCTCGATCACCTGGAGGTTGGAGACGTGGATCAGTTTGGAAGCCTGATCGCAGAGGGCTTCGCTGAGCTTCGGGTGAGCGTGGCCGATGCTGCAGACCCCGATCCCGCTACCGAAATCGATAAACTCCCGTCCCGTGTCGTCATAGAGCTTCGCCCCTTCACCCCGGACGAAGTTGGTGTAGTTTCTGGCATAGGAGCCCAGCACATAATCCCGATCGACTTGTTCCAATTCACTCACGCCTGATCCTTGATATTGATGAAAAATTGGAAATATTATAGCAGTTTTCCTTCTTGTTAAATCCTGTTAAAAATGGGAGTGATATAATTGATGAAAGTCCGCAATAAAGGCGAGCGATCGTGAAATTTCCGACCGAACATCCATCGATTTTATTGAGTGTCACCAAGTGGACCGTACTCTCTGGGCTCATCGGCATCGTCATCGGGGCCATTGTTACCCTCTTTTTGAACATCCTCGCCTATGGCGAAGCGGCCCGGAGCTTTCTGCCTTTTCACTACTATTACCTCCTGCCCCTGGGCCTGGTGCTGAGCGTTTGGCTCACCCGCAAATTCGCCCCCGAAGCCCAGGGTCACGGGACGGAAAAGGTGATCGAAGCGGTCCACAAGCGTAACGGCAAGATCGACGTCGCCGTCATCCCCGTCAAACTCCTCACTACCGTCATCACCCTCGTTACCGGCGGATCGGCGGGAAAAGAGGGCCCCGGAGCGCAGATCGGTGCGGGAACCGCCTCGGCCATCTCCGATCTCCTGCACTTTTCGAGGCAGGACCGCAAAAAGCTGGTCATCTGCGGCATCAGCGCCGGCTTCGCCACCGTCTTCGGCACCCCCATTGCCGGGGCGATCTTCGGCATCGAAGTGCTGGTCGTCGGTGCAGTGATGTATGAAGTGCTGCTCCCCTCCTTCGTCGCCGGCTTCAGCGCCTTTTTCACCGCCCAATACCTGGGCGCCCACTACACCTATTACGAGATCAGCTACTTCCAGCACTACTACATCGACCTGGTGCTCATCGCCAAAGTAATGCTCGGAGGGGTCTTTTTCGGCCTGGTAGCCTGGCTCATCATCGCCACCCTCAAGCGGACCGAAGATGCCGTCGAAAAGATCCCGATGAACCCCTATTTCAAAGCCTTCGGCGCCGGGGTTTTGCTGATCCTCCTCTCTTTTGTCTTCGGCACCCACTACTTCGGCCTGGGGCTCGATACTATCTCCGAAGCGATGAAGGTCGACAGCAGTCTCGGGACCGATTCTCTGCCCTGGTACGCCTTTTTGGTCAAAATCTTCTACACCGCGGTCACCCTCGGCTCGGGGGGAAGCGGCGGGATCATCACCCCCATCTTCTACATCGGCGCCACCAGCGGCCACTGGTTCGGCGGGCTCTTTGGCAGTGCACATCAGCTGGCCCTCTTCGCCGCCCTGGGCTTCGTGAGCGTCCTCGCCGGCGCCACCAATGCCCCTATCTCGGCCACCGTAATGGCGATGGAACTTTTCGGGATGGATGTGGCCCACTATGCGGCAGTGAGTATCGTCATCAGCTTCCTGGTCTCGGGGCACCGCAGCGTCTTCCCCTCCCAAAAGATCCAAATGAGCAAGTCGGATCTCCTGGAGATCGAATACGGAGAAGATATCGAGCACTCCAAGGTGAAGCTCAACGAACGTCAATACAAACGCTTCAACAACATCTACCGAAACATTCAGATCAAACGTGCCCGGCATGACAGAACGCGACAGGAGAGAAGAAAGAGACGTGATGATCGGCGGAAAGAACGCGCAGATGCCCGTGAAAAGAGTGAAGAAGAGAGCTCTTAATCCAGCCCCAGCCGCGCCATCGCCTTTTCGATATCGAGATAGATCTGCTCTTTGAGCTCAGCCGGGTTGTCGAAACGGCGGTTGGGACGCAGGAGCGCTTCAAACTCCAAAGCGACTCTGGGCTCTTCGACCGGGCCGATTATCTTGTCGAGCAGATGGGTCTCCACGGCGAAGCTCCCGTCGGTACTGTCCCGGTACCCCAGGAAGATAACGCTGGGATAGCACGCTTCTCCCAGATGGGTATAGCCGGCATAGACCCCTTCGGCGGGCAGCTCGTACCCCTCGACCTGGAGATTGATGGTCGGGACGAATTCCCGGCTTCCTCGCCCCTGCCCCCGCACAGGTTCCCCGTCGATGAGATAGCACCGCCCCAAGAGCCGGTTGGCCAGGGCCAGATCCCCGTTTCGCAACAGTTCACGGATCGTCCGGGCGTGGACCGGCACCCCTTCTACCTTGATCTCGGGAACGATGCGCACTTCTCCGTCAAAAAGCTCTTTGAGAGTCTCGGCGTTCCCCCCGCGCCCCACTCCGAAATGAAAATCATAACCGACGACGATCTTACGGAGCCTGGGATAGTGCTCCCGGAGCATTGCAACGAAGGCTTTGGGACTGAGGGAACGGATCCGATCGAAGAGATAGAAATCCATCGGCTTGTCGGTGTACCAGCTCCGCTTGTATCCCGGGGTCAGGGTCCCGCTCTGGCGCTCGATCACCGCCACCGCCTCCGCTGCTTCGATGAGGGCCTGATGGGCCACATGCATCCCGTCGAATGATCCCAGAGTGATCGCTTCGATGCTGTTCTCGATCCGGCTCAAAGACATCTCCTCTTTTGAAAAAAGTGGCTCTATTATACGATACAATTTGGCAAGAAGGAGGATTTGATGAAAGCATTCATTCCCATATTCACCCTGACACTCGGTACGCTAATGGCCGCCTCGACGGTCATTCCCCCCTCCGACAGCAATCTTTCACTGACCATCTACACCAACGACCGGGCCTTCATCCACGAAAAGCGCCAAGTCAGCGTCCCGGCGGGCGATCAGCGGCTGGTCTATCAGAATGTCCCCAATACCGTCATTCCCAGCAGCGTGATCCCCGAATTCAGCGGCATTCCCGTGACCCTCTACTCCCAAAATTACGTCTATGACCTAATCTCCCTCACTTCGATGCTCCAAAAGAGTATCGGCCAAAAGGTCCTCTACCGCCCCGATCCAAAATCGAGAGACCTCAAAGAGGGCCTCCTCCTTTCCGCCGCCCCCTCGGTGATGATCCGGACCGAGAGCAAGGGGCGCATCGTCACTCTCAAAGACCCCTCCCAGGTCGTCTTCCCGACGATCCCACCGACGATGATCACCCGCCCCAGCCTCGTCTGGCATATCCAAACCCCCAAAGCCGGACCCCTCGACGTGGATCTCAAATACCTCAGCCGCGGCCTGAGCTGGCGCAGCGACTATGTGCTCAACCTCCATCCCAAAAAACACACCTTCGACCTGGTAGGGTGGATCACCGTGGACAACCGAACCGGAGTGAGCTATCCCCACGCCAAAATCTACTGCCTCGCCGGAGAGGTGCATACCGAGGAGAAGCGCCCGATGCCCCGCGCGATCTATAAAACGATGGCGATGGCGGCACCCAATGTCAAAGAGGAGTCCTTCGCCGGTTACCATCTTTACACGATCCCCTTTCGCGAAACGATCCGTGCCAAAGAAAAAAAGCAGATCCGTTTCCTGGAAAAAGCGGGGATCACCTACCGCCAATTTGCCCGGGCCAAAGTCCACAGCTTCCAGCGCAGCGGAGAACTGCGGCTGAGCTTTCTCAATACCCTGACCTTCCGCAACAGCGCCTCCAACGGCCTGGGCCTGCCTCTGCCCAGGGGGATCGTGCGGATGTACAGCCCTGACGCTTCGGGCACCTTCCGTTTCATCGGGGAGAGCCGCCTGGGCAACACCCCCGCCGACGAGCGGGTCAATCTCAGCATCGGCACCCTCTTCGATGTCACCGGCACCAAAAAGACCCTCAAATACATTGCCCGGGATAATTACCGAAACGTCGTAAGCCAATACACCCTCCACAACCGGGGCGACGTCCCCAGGGTCCTCAAGATCGAGGAGCAAATCCCCACCTACGGCGGCACCATCCGGCTCAAGAGCAGTTGCAGCGGCCCCTGCTCCGTCAGGAAGCTCACCGCCTTCGTGCGGGAGTTCACCGTCCGTCTCAAGCCCAAAGAGAGTTACAAATTCACTTCGGAATTCGAAGTGATCCGATGACCCTCTACCTCGACGGCGACGCCCTGCCCAATCTCCTCAAACCGATCCTTCTGCGGGGCATCGAGCGGCGGAGTATCCCTACCAAAGTGATCGCCAACAAACGGATTCACATCGGCAATTCTCCCCATATCGAAATGATCCTCGTCGAACAGGGCGCCGACCGGGCCGACGACCTCATCGTCGAGCTCCTCTCCCCCGGAGATCTGGTCATCACCGCCGACATCCCCCTCGCCGACCGCGCCCTCAGCGCCGGTGCCCACGCCATCGACCACCGGGGAGAGCGCTATACCCCCGAAAACATCAAAGAGCGCCTGGCCCTGCGCAATCTGATGGAATCGATCCGTGAAAGCGGAGAGATCACCAAAGGTCCCAAACCCTTTACCGTCAAAGACGCCCACGCCTTTGCCAATGCGTTCAATGCTTTTTTGCAAAGTCTGGTGATTTAAGAAAATAGAAATCTACTTTCACACCAAGTCCCTGAATGCGGCAAGTTCAAATTAATCAATCTCATCTGATTGTCTTCTGAATTGTTACGCTCCTGACTGGACATCTCACCCCCACAGGGCCAATCCGACCCCCATCGCCACAAACAATGCCCCCGAGATCCGATAAAACCCTTTCAACTTCTCTTCATCGAAAAACCAGGCTTTGGCCCGGGTCGAGAGGTATCCGTAGGTCATCAGAGAAGTAAAGGATATCGCCAGAAAAGTCACCGTCATAATCCCGAATGACAACAGGGAATCACGCCCCGGCTCCATAAAAAGCGGATAGACGGCGCTGAAAAAAAGGATCGGCTTGGGGTTGGTCGCGGCAACGAGGAAGCCCTTGCGAAAGACGGCCCAGGGGCTGCAGGCCCTATGAAGGGTTTCCCGGTTCATCACGAGATGGGTATGGTGATTGCGCATTTGGCCGATACCGAGATAGACGAGGTAGGCACCGCCAAGCCACTTGAGCCACTTGTAAAAGAGCGGCGAAGTCTGAAAGAGCACCCCCACGCCGAACATCGCCACGGTCGCCAGCAAGAAAAGACCGAGGATATTCCCGAGGGTCGAGAAGAGCACAGCCCGCAGATTCATCCGCATCGCATTGTTGATCGCCAGGAGGATCGCCGCACCGGGGCTGATGATCGTCAGCACAGCGATGAGCAGATAATTGAAATAGTTGTCGAGGCTCACGGCAAACCTTTTTTGCCGGGATTGTACCCCTGTGCAGTCTTTGAGTTCTAGGAAAATATTGCTATTTTTCGATACTGCCGGGTGTGTGGCCGTAGAATTTCCGGTAAGTTTTGAGCATATGGGACTGATCATAAAAGCCGCACTCCAGCGCAATCTGCGCCAGAGAACCGCCCAGAGCCAATTTGCGACGTACACAATCGATGCGGATATTCTGGAGATAATGATGGGGTGTCCGGCCGTAACGGCGCTTGAATTGCCGGAGGAAATGGTATTTGCTCATCGAAGCCCGAGCCGCCATAGCTTCCAGCGAAATATCAGGGTCGCAAGCGTGGGCGTGGATGAAGATCCGGGCTTCCTCCAGGGATCGATCGGCGGGGATCGACACCGAAGCAGGCGGCGTATCCTCCCGATGCTTTTCCAGCAGATGGATCAGCAGCGTCTCCTCGGCGTGCCGCCGGTCCGCATCCGCCCTTTTTGTCCACAGCGAAAGCATCTTTTCCGAGAGTACCGCATCGTCGATCACCTGACGCAACAAAACCGGCACCTCCATCCTCATCGCTCTTGCCGGTGATTCGATCCTCTTCGTGGGGACGGAAAAGTTGAGATGTTCCCAACTGCTCGGCAGCGTCTCGTGTATTTCAAACGGATGCACCACCCGCACCATCCCGGGGCCGGCCTCCATCCTCTGCCCCTCGATCGCAAAGCGGTGCACCCCCTTTAGCACCAACGAGAGCGAATAGCCCTCATGCGTATGCGCAGCGAAGCTTCGTCGTTGGAATCTGCTGTGGACCATCAAAATATCGCCGGCGGAAGGCATCTTCTCTCCTCTTTGGAACCTATAGCGTCAAATAACCGCGATTGAAGTGATTCTTCTTTCAAGCACTCTTAGGCGCTTCACTCGTCTCATCTTCCGGGAGGATGATCGTAAACTCCGCCCCCTTGACCTGACGATCGTGATAGGTAAACGTAACGGTTCTGGCCTGAATCGTTCCGCCCATCCCTTCCACAATCAGCCGATAGGTCATATGTAATCCCAGGCCGGTTCCCTGGGATTTATCCTTGGTCGTAAAATAGGGCTCGAAGATCCGATGCAAAATTGCGTCATCGATGCCGCCGCCGTTATCCAGGACCCGGATCAAGACGGCTCCTTTTTCTGTACGCTCCATTCGAACAGCGATATAACGATCCTCTTCCCCTTTTTCCAAAAAAGCATCCTTGGCATTGTTGACCAGATTGATCAAAACTTGCAAAAGGTCGTTGCGATACCCAAGGATTTTCAATCCCGGCTCGATAAAGGTCTCCAGGGTAATCTCATGCCGTTTCAATTGGACATTGAGCAGACTTTTGAGGCTCTCAATCAATTCTTCGGCATCAAAGGTCTCTTTCTCATGATCTCCTCGGATAAACTGTCGAAAATCTTCAATGGTTTCCGAAAGATACTGTACATTGTTATTGATCTGGGTACAGGAGTTGATCAAGCCCTTATCATTGAGAATGCCCAATTCCTTTTCGGTTTTCATCCCGGTAGCCAGGGTTGAGATCACCGAAAGCGGCTGACGCCACTGATGAGCGATGTTGCCGATCATTTCCCCCATCGCTGCCATTTTCTCCTGCTGGACAAGCCGTTTCTGCATGAGATCATTGGATTGGATCTGTGCTTTGAGTTTCTGCTCCCGCGCACGGATTTTACGGCGCATCGTTTCAAAACTCTCGATAAGATTCTCGAAAATGGGATAGGTTTTCTCCCTGTCCATTGCAGGGAAATCTTTTGATCCCATCGCAAACAGATTGATCCTCTGAATAATCTGTTCCACCGGCTTGACGATACGATTACTCATCATCCGCGCACTGATGATCGTCACAAGCAAAATCAACACCATCAAAAACGATCCGACCAACAATATTTTCTGCAGATATTTATCCAACTGATCCCTGTGGTCCCGCACTACAACCATCCAATTGAAGTCAGGCAAATGGGCATAAGAGAGAAAATTATCTTCGTCAAACCACCCTTTCCAAAAGGAATCCCCCTCCCGGTAGTGCTCCGGAAATTCCGTCACCGTATACGGATCAGAGTTTTTAACCGCAGCCGCATATGCCCCGTCTTTATAAAAAGAGACAGTGTTACGTGAGAGATTCTCATCACGGGTACTATAAATATAGTCCCCTTTGTCATCAATAATAGCGATAGAGCGTAGCTCTTTTTTTTGGAGAAGATATTTTAACTGCTCAAAGAAATGTTTTGGATCGACCTGAATGATGTAGAAGTGATCCCGAAACCGGAAAGCATAAGCAAGGAGGACAGACTCTTGTGTCTTGGAGTAATATACCGTCTCATTTTGGGCATCGGGGTTTGAACGAACCTGTTCAAGCAGCCTTTTGAGATGAGGATCGAGGGCGTGTGGTTGCGAAATCAATTGGTCTCGGGCATAGATACGACGTATCTTCCCTTGATTATCTATTTCTATAATTGACACCAGTTCAGGAGCGTAGTCAAATGCATTTTTTATAGAGGCTTCATCCTCCTCTACAATCTTGTGCTGTATGACATTAAATAGCAAGTGTACCCGACGATAATATTCACCGCTCAAGCGCTCAACCACATTCAACAGACGGGTATGTTCACTCCGTTGTAATGACACTTCAGCCCGATAGATCAAGAGAGACCCCAGAAGTCCGATGATGATCATCGGGATCAAAGAGAGTGCGATCATTTTTTGACGAATGTCACTGCGAAAGGTTTTGCGTTTAAGCATCCGGTATATCGTCCCTGCTTATCTCTTCCGAAAGATACCATCCCTGCACCCGATCGATCCCAATACGCTTGATAACGGCATACTCCTCTTCACAACTGACCATTTCCGCTACGGTTTTGATTCCCAATTTCTTACAAAACTCATAAATCGCTTCCACGATCAACTCCTGCCGGTGTGAGCGGTGAATCCCCTGAATCAACAAACCGTCGATCTTGACAAAATCGACATGTAATCCTTCGAGTATACTGAAATTGGAGTATCCGGCACCGAAATCATCGATTCCGACCCGACATCCGTAACGGCGTACTGCCTCAATAAAGTTTCCCATCAAGTCGTAATTATCGATCTTTTCACTCTCAAGTATTTCAAAATCAATCAGCTTTGCCTCATCCGGATTTTCTTCCAACAGGGTCTCGATATCGTTTAAGCTATCTTGATTGACCAAATCGATATAAGAGATATTGACCGAGACGCGAACCTTCTTGGTACGTACGGTTTCGATGACGTGTCGCAATACCACCCGCGTTATAATAGAATAGAGATGGCTTTTTTTGGCAATATCCAGGAAGGCGGCAGGAAGCTCATGTTTACCGGTTTCATCCACATAACGAATAAGAGCTTCATATTTGTCAATCTCTTGGGTTTTGGTATCAACAATCGGCTGATAAAACGGTACAAATTTTCCACTCTCTTCTGCCCGTTGCAATTCAAGAGTCCAATATATATTTTTTTTATGTTGGATGCTGTCTTTGTCGTCTTCGGGATTATAGACAAT is a window of Nitratifractor salsuginis DSM 16511 DNA encoding:
- a CDS encoding aspartate aminotransferase family protein, with translation MSELEQVDRDYVLGSYARNYTNFVRGEGAKLYDDTGREFIDFGSGIGVCSIGHAHPKLSEALCDQASKLIHVSNLQVIEPQARLAERIVKLSGYDMRCFFGNSGAEANEAALKIARKYGETAFDTKRYKVITLKHSFHGRTITTVKATGQKEMHKPDFSPYPAGFAYVESIDAIYDAIDDETVAVMIELVQGEGGVQPFDKGEVQDLAKFLRSRDLLLIVDEVQTGVYRTGEFLASQLYEIEPDIITLAKGLGGGVPIGVAMTRLKEIFKPGDHGSTFGGNYLSTRAGLTVLEVLKAEQDRGALAERIEIFSSYLKGLAERLPEYFTEAVGLGLMRGLRCVDAEIQGAILKAAFDEGLIVLKAGRNTVRFLPPLTITRDEIDEGFKRFEKALATL
- a CDS encoding chloride channel protein → MKFPTEHPSILLSVTKWTVLSGLIGIVIGAIVTLFLNILAYGEAARSFLPFHYYYLLPLGLVLSVWLTRKFAPEAQGHGTEKVIEAVHKRNGKIDVAVIPVKLLTTVITLVTGGSAGKEGPGAQIGAGTASAISDLLHFSRQDRKKLVICGISAGFATVFGTPIAGAIFGIEVLVVGAVMYEVLLPSFVAGFSAFFTAQYLGAHYTYYEISYFQHYYIDLVLIAKVMLGGVFFGLVAWLIIATLKRTEDAVEKIPMNPYFKAFGAGVLLILLSFVFGTHYFGLGLDTISEAMKVDSSLGTDSLPWYAFLVKIFYTAVTLGSGGSGGIITPIFYIGATSGHWFGGLFGSAHQLALFAALGFVSVLAGATNAPISATVMAMELFGMDVAHYAAVSIVISFLVSGHRSVFPSQKIQMSKSDLLEIEYGEDIEHSKVKLNERQYKRFNNIYRNIQIKRARHDRTRQERRKRRDDRRKERADAREKSEEESS
- a CDS encoding bifunctional riboflavin kinase/FAD synthetase; translated protein: MSRIENSIEAITLGSFDGMHVAHQALIEAAEAVAVIERQSGTLTPGYKRSWYTDKPMDFYLFDRIRSLSPKAFVAMLREHYPRLRKIVVGYDFHFGVGRGGNAETLKELFDGEVRIVPEIKVEGVPVHARTIRELLRNGDLALANRLLGRCYLIDGEPVRGQGRGSREFVPTINLQVEGYELPAEGVYAGYTHLGEACYPSVIFLGYRDSTDGSFAVETHLLDKIIGPVEEPRVALEFEALLRPNRRFDNPAELKEQIYLDIEKAMARLGLD
- a CDS encoding DUF4139 domain-containing protein, with protein sequence MKAFIPIFTLTLGTLMAASTVIPPSDSNLSLTIYTNDRAFIHEKRQVSVPAGDQRLVYQNVPNTVIPSSVIPEFSGIPVTLYSQNYVYDLISLTSMLQKSIGQKVLYRPDPKSRDLKEGLLLSAAPSVMIRTESKGRIVTLKDPSQVVFPTIPPTMITRPSLVWHIQTPKAGPLDVDLKYLSRGLSWRSDYVLNLHPKKHTFDLVGWITVDNRTGVSYPHAKIYCLAGEVHTEEKRPMPRAIYKTMAMAAPNVKEESFAGYHLYTIPFRETIRAKEKKQIRFLEKAGITYRQFARAKVHSFQRSGELRLSFLNTLTFRNSASNGLGLPLPRGIVRMYSPDASGTFRFIGESRLGNTPADERVNLSIGTLFDVTGTKKTLKYIARDNYRNVVSQYTLHNRGDVPRVLKIEEQIPTYGGTIRLKSSCSGPCSVRKLTAFVREFTVRLKPKESYKFTSEFEVIR
- a CDS encoding YaiI/YqxD family protein; protein product: MTLYLDGDALPNLLKPILLRGIERRSIPTKVIANKRIHIGNSPHIEMILVEQGADRADDLIVELLSPGDLVITADIPLADRALSAGAHAIDHRGERYTPENIKERLALRNLMESIRESGEITKGPKPFTVKDAHAFANAFNAFLQSLVI
- a CDS encoding LysE family translocator, translating into MSLDNYFNYLLIAVLTIISPGAAILLAINNAMRMNLRAVLFSTLGNILGLFLLATVAMFGVGVLFQTSPLFYKWLKWLGGAYLVYLGIGQMRNHHTHLVMNRETLHRACSPWAVFRKGFLVAATNPKPILFFSAVYPLFMEPGRDSLLSFGIMTVTFLAISFTSLMTYGYLSTRAKAWFFDEEKLKGFYRISGALFVAMGVGLALWG
- a CDS encoding helix-turn-helix domain-containing protein; this encodes MPSAGDILMVHSRFQRRSFAAHTHEGYSLSLVLKGVHRFAIEGQRMEAGPGMVRVVHPFEIHETLPSSWEHLNFSVPTKRIESPARAMRMEVPVLLRQVIDDAVLSEKMLSLWTKRADADRRHAEETLLIHLLEKHREDTPPASVSIPADRSLEEARIFIHAHACDPDISLEAMAARASMSKYHFLRQFKRRYGRTPHHYLQNIRIDCVRRKLALGGSLAQIALECGFYDQSHMLKTYRKFYGHTPGSIEK
- a CDS encoding sensor histidine kinase, with product MLKRKTFRSDIRQKMIALSLIPMIIIGLLGSLLIYRAEVSLQRSEHTRLLNVVERLSGEYYRRVHLLFNVIQHKIVEEDEASIKNAFDYAPELVSIIEIDNQGKIRRIYARDQLISQPHALDPHLKRLLEQVRSNPDAQNETVYYSKTQESVLLAYAFRFRDHFYIIQVDPKHFFEQLKYLLQKKELRSIAIIDDKGDYIYSTRDENLSRNTVSFYKDGAYAAAVKNSDPYTVTEFPEHYREGDSFWKGWFDEDNFLSYAHLPDFNWMVVVRDHRDQLDKYLQKILLVGSFLMVLILLVTIISARMMSNRIVKPVEQIIQRINLFAMGSKDFPAMDREKTYPIFENLIESFETMRRKIRAREQKLKAQIQSNDLMQKRLVQQEKMAAMGEMIGNIAHQWRQPLSVISTLATGMKTEKELGILNDKGLINSCTQINNNVQYLSETIEDFRQFIRGDHEKETFDAEELIESLKSLLNVQLKRHEITLETFIEPGLKILGYRNDLLQVLINLVNNAKDAFLEKGEEDRYIAVRMERTEKGAVLIRVLDNGGGIDDAILHRIFEPYFTTKDKSQGTGLGLHMTYRLIVEGMGGTIQARTVTFTYHDRQVKGAEFTIILPEDETSEAPKSA